The genomic DNA ACTTGAACGTAAGGCTCTAGTTTGGCAGCCATTCCTGGTTTTGTTACATAATACGGCAGGCGTACGTAAACAAGTAACATCGCCAATATAACCCCTATTAAAATTGCATATATAAACCGAAAACGCTTAAACATTATGTTTCTCCTTCCACTGCTCAATTAATAAATAAATATTTGCAACATGTTTTTCTGCTTCTACCTCTCCAACTCGAATAATGTCTTCAATGTTTGTAAAAGCACGTGAACTAAACTGTTCTACAGCTGGTCGCATCATTAAATCAGATGCAATTTGCCGATTCATCACAAGCTCATGTTGCATAATTTCAATACTCTGCATAATCACATCATAAATAGACGTAACCTCTCCATTTACTTCAATTGGGGATACATCAACAGCAATTACAATATCGGCACCTAACTCTTTCACAACCGATACTGGAATACGATCAATCACTCCGCCATCCACCAATAACCGTCCATCTATTTTCTCTGGTACAAACACTCCAGGTACAGATATGCTAGCTCTCACCGCCTCTGCAACAGGACCACTTGTAAAAACTACTTTTTCCCCCTTCAAGATGTCAGTAGCCACAACAGCCGTCGGGATATCTAACTCTTCTAAATTTTTATTATATGTAAACATTTTAATCATATCTTTGACACGTTTTCCAGCAATAAATCCCATTTTCGGAACCGTAAAGTCTAAATAATATTTCCTCTTAAAAACATTTGCCAGTTTATACAGTCTTTCAACGTTTGAGCTCGCTGCATAAAATGTACCTACTAAAGCCCCCATACTACTTCCTGCAATCATGTGAATCGGTATACCATTTTCTCTTAAAACTTTTATAACACCAATATGAGCAAACCCTTTTGCGCCCCCAGATCCAAGAGCTAAGCCAATTTTCGGTTCTTTCATTTTTCTCACCCTTTAATTTTTTTCATTCCTTTTTCATACTTATGGTCTAAATTCACTACGTATCCACGTATACTGAAATGAACGTTTTTTGGGACAAAGGGGGATTTACTTACATGTATGAAAAATGGAAAACGGCTTTCCTTACCATATCAACATTGTTTTTAACCTTTTCTCTTGTACTCCACCCCCAAGCTGCTTTGCAAGCTTCCATTCGAGGGTTAAATATATGGTGGGAAGTTGTATTCCCTTCACTTTTACCTTTTTTCATCATTGCGGAACTTCTAATTAGTATTGGTGTTGTAAAATTTATAGGCGTTATATTAGAACCACTCATGCGACCACTTTTTCGCGTTCCAGGGATAGGTGGATTTGTTTGGGCAATGGGAATGGCTTCAGGATTCCCTGCTGGCGCCAAATTAAGCGCTAGACTGCGTAAAAGCAATCAACTAACACAAATCGAAGCAGAGCGCCTTGTGTCTTTTACAAACTCATCTAATCCACTTTTTATTTTTGGAGCTGTTTCTATCGGTTTTTTCAATAATCCGAAATTAGGAATCGTATTAGCTGCTGCACATTATTTAAGTAACTTTGCCGTTGGGTTACTGATGCGTTTTTACGGCAATAACAACATTTCCAAGAATGATCAACATACTACTAAAAAACGCCCTTTTCAAAACCCTTTTTCAATCCTACACGAGACACGCATGCAAGAAAAAAGGCCAATAGGAAAATTACTTGGGGACGCTATCGTTTCTTCTATTCAAACGCTACTTATGATTGGTGGATTTATTATTTTATTCTCTGTTTTAAATAAAATGATTACTGTATTTCATATTACAGCAGCCCTCTCTTTTATTATGCAACATATTTTATCATTCTTCCAACTAACTACCGAATTTAGTATTCCGATATTATCCGGCATTTTTGAAATGACTCTCGGAAGCCAAATGATTAGTCAAATAAATGAAACACCCCTCCTGCAGCAAGCTATGGTAACAAGCTTTATTTTAGCATTTAGTGGCCTTTCTATTCAGGCACAAGTTGCTAGCATATTAGCTGAAACAGATATCCGATTTAAGCCCTATTTTTTCGCACGAATTATCCAAAGTATTCTTGCCCCTATTTTTACTTTTATATTTTGGAAACCATTTTATGAAAAAGTAAGCTCTTTTTCACCTATGCAAAAAGATATCCCCGTCTTTTTATCGAATCATTCTTCTATACTGCATGAAATTTGGACATCTTTTATACACTATGGACCGATATTTACATTATTTTGTTTATATGTATATGTTATCTTATTATTTTTTCGTAGCCACAAAGAAAAACCCCGTTCACTTTAACGGGGTTTGAAACTTTTCTTTTAAAGCACGTTCTACAACAGGAGGCACAAGATCTACTACGCTTCCTCCATATCTCGCAACTTCTTTCACAATGCTCGAGCTTAAAAATGAATATTGGTTGTTTGTCATAATGAAAAATGTTTCAATGTTTTCATCTAATTTTCGATTCATAGAAGTAATTTGCATCTCATATTCAAAATCAGAAACCGCTCGCAACCCACGTAAAATCGCGTTTGCATTACGCATTTTTGCATACTCCACTAGTAGTCCACTATGTGAATCTACTTTTACATTCGGGATATCCTTTGTTGCTTCACGAATTAAATCTAGGCGTTCTTCAACCGAAAAGAACGGTTTTTTTGATGAATTGTTTAAAACGACTACGTACACTTCATCAAACACTTTCGCTCCCCTTTTAATAATATCCAGATGTCCAAGGGTAATTGGATCAAAACTCCCTGAAGAAATAGCTATACTTGTCATTCTGTCTCCTCACCTTCATACTTATAAATCGATATTGCTGTAATCCCATAATTTTCAGCTCTTACTTTTACAAGATTACCTATAGAATCAGGTAAAACCACATCATTACCGTGCTCTGACATAATTAATCCATCTCTATGTAGCAATCCATGTTGATCCATCACACTAATTAAAGATACAATTTTTTGATCTTTATATGGAGGATCTATTAGTATAAGGTCGAATGACATTTCACGCTTTATGAGCGCTTTGACCGCACGCTCTGCATCATTTCGATATACTTCAGCTTGTTCCTGTATTCTGCAACTTTCTAAATTTTGATGAATGACCTTTATCGCTTTATTATCTCGATCAACAAAGATCGCTTTATCAATCCCTCTACTTATCGCTTCGATTCCAAGACCACCACTACCGCCAAATAAATCAAGAGCGGTACCACCATCAAAATAAGGACCTATCATATTAAAAATTGATTCTTTTACTTTATCTGTCGTTGGACGTGTTGTATTACCTGGCACCGCTTTAAGTGGGTGCCCTTTACATTTTCCTGAAACTACTCTCATCTGTTGTCACTACCTTTATTTCAATCTAACGAGCAATTATAGAAAACCCTTCTCCATTCAGTAACCGCTACCAAACCATACTAGTCTGTTCATCTTTCAACGAACACTAAGAGAACTTAGCTTAAAATAACCGCTCTGCATTTTTATGTATTCATCTCACCATTCGCTAACACGAATCCATTATGTATATTCGTTTCACTTTATCCCGCGTTAACGCCCAATTGGTGAAGGCTAATAATCAGCAAGGAATACCCCGTCGATTAAAGTTTCACTTTACCTTTTTTATCCTATCATAAAATAAAAAAAAGAAAAATAAAAAGCCCAACATAAAATTTAATTTGATGATGTATATCTTCATTTAGATTGGACATAAATAATTATAACAACATCACCTTCGATGTTGTTGCCAACCGCGGAGAAGACTTACGTTTCCCCATAAGTTCTTCCTCCGGTTTCTCCTCTCCCTTTGCCTTCTTACTAGTACATGCTAGTATAAGAAGGGCCCTGCTTTGCAGGGTTTTTTTTATTTGTCTACTTTTCATTTAAAAAGCGAGATGATACAGTAAAAGAAAGAGGAGGAAAAAATATGATTCAACGCTTTATAGAACTCGGAGAAGGCTACTCTGATTTATATGAATTACTTGAAATTGCCAAAGCAAATCAAGAACGTATAGCACATATGTTACAATTTGAAACGATTAAAAATGAAAAAAAAGTGTGCTCACTTGTTGTAATATTAAAACCAACTACTACTGGTGATTTCCAACCATTATACATATGTCGTGAAGGCATTCCTGTACTTGAAAATAAAAAAAGTAAACGCGTCATTTTATTTGAAGAAACGGCAGAACAACTAGGGAAAAAAGTAACTACCTTTACGGTAAAACCATCCACAACTTTCCCAGAAAAAGAACTGTTTTTCAACCATTTAATTGGTATTTTACGAATGAATAATTTCATTCCTCCAATGAAATAAAGTGTTATTTCAAGTGAAAAATCCCCCACTAAAATTAGCAGGGGATTTTTTCTATTAGCTATAATCGTATTCCTTTGCCCGATCAGGACGTGAATTTTCAAATTCCGTTTTTAAATACGGGCGGTACGACTGTTCTATCTTTTTCACAAAAGGAAGTTTATTCAACTTTTGCATCATATGCTCAATTTGTTCCATATCACAATATACTACTGCGTATTTTAAGCGTTTTGATATGTAATGTATGTTACCATATTTCCTTAAAATCTTGGCATGTTTCAATGAATGTAAATAAACAATCATACTTTGTCGTTGCCCGAACATAATCTTCTCCATCTTCTCCTTTTAAAAACATATATTTTATATTTTATGAAAACCAATCAGAGATTTATGACATTACAGGACAAACTCTGTATACGTTTTCTTCTATCTTCTAAAAAACGGGGTAAATTACCCCGTTTTTTTACAGCCGCAACCTCCGCCGGTACCACAACCGCCACCACAGCCACCAGCATCAAAAAATGGATTTCCTGTTGGAACTTTGATGGAAGAAGACACCTCAGAACCGATTGCTACACTAACTTCATCTAACAACTTTTGCAAAGCCGTTTCTACTCGTTTAAAAGCTGCAATCTTATCATGTAAGTCTACAGAACGCTTTAACTCCCTCATTTTCGTCGAAACAAAAGTATAGTCAGGATGGTATTTACCGAAACGTTGCACTTCTTCATATCGTTCTTTCATCGCTGTAAATTGCTGAATTAACGTCTGAACTTCCATATCTTCATGCAATTCTTTATAACACTTACGATAATCTTCTGCTATATCTGAACAGATGATCGCTTTTGCAAGCTGCTCTGCCTTATCTAATATTAATACGCTTTCTAGCGTCGCTACAATCATGAGAGACACCTCCGAGTATTCATCATACCACATTTAGAATAGAACTACTAATTGAAGTGTCTCACTAAATAGAAAGATATCATTCTAACTATTTTTTATATAATGTCAGCACACACTTATACGTTAATATGTTCCGCAATATTATATTTAAGAACATCCCATTTCCCACTATTTTCGTTCACATAACTAATACATGCGTTTTTTAACGGTGTTTTAAACGTAATATCTTCTGGTGCAATTGCATGTAAAATTGCTTTTATCGCATGTGAATGGGCTACAATGATAATACGTTTGCCAGAATGAGTTTCTGCAACATCTTTTACCGCAGCAAAACAACGAGCTACAATCTCTTCATCTTGCTCCATACCTTCTACTTTACCTTCTGCAATTAATTCCCTAACAGTCGCAACCGGCTTCCCAGAAGCTTCACCAAAATTACGTTCAACAAATCGCTCATCTAATAAAATCGATTGTAACCCAGTAGCCCCTGCAATTTCCTTAGCTGTTTCTTGCGCTCTAATTAATGGGCTACTTATAATTATATCCCATGCCTCTGCTTGCAAAGCAGCCGCACTTTGGCTCGCTTGCTTCTTCCCTACTTCATTAAGTGGAATATCTTCACGTCCCTGAATAATCTCTTGAAAATTCCAATCAGTTTGCCCATGTCGTACTAAACAAATTTCCGTCATGCTCATGCTGCAACTCCTTTTTAAATAATCCGCTTCTATTGTATCAAAAGTTCTGCATGACGGACATAGTTTTCCCTTCCAATTATGTTGTATTTTGCTGCTTCATATACTGAAACATATCGATCATAATGGAAGCAACTGCCAATTGATTTTGAAATTTCTCAACTTTATCTGGTATCGTTTTTTTGAAATGTTGCATGGCCGCTAACTCAAATGCCTCTTTTTCTTCAGGGTTTCGCGTTAGTTTTCTATACCAGTACGGTTGCTCCCTAATATAGCGAGATAAATCCTCATCAGCCTTTATAAACTCCATAATTTCTGCTCTCATCCGCTTTCCCCCTAATCCTTCTGAAAGAAAAATGGATTATTTTCGGAAGTACTTTTTTCTTGCTGTGTGCGCTTTCCTTGAAATTGTTGAAAAACTTGTTGCACACTACCAATAGCACTCGTTACATTGGCTAAATGGTGTTGCATTTGTTCTACATCTAGCTTTTTAAAGAAAGAAAGCATTTGTCCCATCACATCAGCAGTTTTTTCCTCTTCAGTTCGATTATCTTTTTCTTTTTCTTTTTCTTTTTCTTTTTCTTTTTTATTTTCTTTTACCGAAGAAAAAGCAGGGGCTCCATCAGGTCTAAAAGTTGCCCATATCGGATCTTCTTCACCAAGTAAGTACCATTCCTCATAAAACTGTTGCCAAGTTTTGTGACCACTTCTAACTTCATGAACCATTTTAGGGTGATGGTTTACAAACTCTTTAAACTGTTGAACCGATGGATGTAACGGTCCTTTTGTTGTTGGCATAATCCTCACCTCTTCATGTATATCTACTATATAGTAAGAAAAAAAAGGCGCATGGTTCGCCTATTTTTAGACGATTCATGCACCTTTTTATTCTTCTATTTGCATAGGATAAGTTTCGCACCTACAATTCATTGAATACAAAGTAATTATCCGGGAGGTGTCCCAGCCACAACTTACAATTTCACTTTACTTCCGAATAAAGTTTTGTGTATAAAACTTATCGTATACACCAACACCTAATCCTGTAAATTGTTCATTCAATAAATTCTTTCTATGTCCCTCACTATTTAACCAACCTTGCAACGCCGCAATTCCATCACTATGTTGCGCCGCTATGTTCTCACCAGCAAGTTGAAATCCTACTTTCCCGCGCTGCAAACGATCTCCTAACGTACCTAATGTAGGTGAATCATGTGAAAAGTAATTATTATCCTTCATATCTTTACTATGACCAATTGCCACATCTGCTGTTTGTTGATCCCAAGCTAACAACGGTAACTTATGACGGCTTCGAATAATATTTGTTAAATCAAAAATTTGTTGCATATTCCCATTCTCTATTTGTTTCAGTTTATCTGGAGTCAATGGTTGCTCTGCTAGTAATTCACCTGAATAAACAAGCTGATACGGTCTTTGACGTAATAATGTTTCGTCATCCATATAACGAACACCAACAAGCTCATGTGTAAAATGATCAAAATATAATTGTGCCCAGCCATCTTCTACAGGTATTAATGGTTGTTCCATCACTTCGGTATCAGATAACTCAAATTGATAACTATTTTTCCCTCTTTTTAACGAAATCTCATGA from Bacillus basilensis includes the following:
- a CDS encoding patatin-like phospholipase family protein, which codes for MKEPKIGLALGSGGAKGFAHIGVIKVLRENGIPIHMIAGSSMGALVGTFYAASSNVERLYKLANVFKRKYYLDFTVPKMGFIAGKRVKDMIKMFTYNKNLEELDIPTAVVATDILKGEKVVFTSGPVAEAVRASISVPGVFVPEKIDGRLLVDGGVIDRIPVSVVKELGADIVIAVDVSPIEVNGEVTSIYDVIMQSIEIMQHELVMNRQIASDLMMRPAVEQFSSRAFTNIEDIIRVGEVEAEKHVANIYLLIEQWKEKHNV
- the ylbJ gene encoding sporulation integral membrane protein YlbJ → MYEKWKTAFLTISTLFLTFSLVLHPQAALQASIRGLNIWWEVVFPSLLPFFIIAELLISIGVVKFIGVILEPLMRPLFRVPGIGGFVWAMGMASGFPAGAKLSARLRKSNQLTQIEAERLVSFTNSSNPLFIFGAVSIGFFNNPKLGIVLAAAHYLSNFAVGLLMRFYGNNNISKNDQHTTKKRPFQNPFSILHETRMQEKRPIGKLLGDAIVSSIQTLLMIGGFIILFSVLNKMITVFHITAALSFIMQHILSFFQLTTEFSIPILSGIFEMTLGSQMISQINETPLLQQAMVTSFILAFSGLSIQAQVASILAETDIRFKPYFFARIIQSILAPIFTFIFWKPFYEKVSSFSPMQKDIPVFLSNHSSILHEIWTSFIHYGPIFTLFCLYVYVILLFFRSHKEKPRSL
- the coaD gene encoding pantetheine-phosphate adenylyltransferase; protein product: MTSIAISSGSFDPITLGHLDIIKRGAKVFDEVYVVVLNNSSKKPFFSVEERLDLIREATKDIPNVKVDSHSGLLVEYAKMRNANAILRGLRAVSDFEYEMQITSMNRKLDENIETFFIMTNNQYSFLSSSIVKEVARYGGSVVDLVPPVVERALKEKFQTPLK
- the rsmD gene encoding 16S rRNA (guanine(966)-N(2))-methyltransferase RsmD; translated protein: MRVVSGKCKGHPLKAVPGNTTRPTTDKVKESIFNMIGPYFDGGTALDLFGGSGGLGIEAISRGIDKAIFVDRDNKAIKVIHQNLESCRIQEQAEVYRNDAERAVKALIKREMSFDLILIDPPYKDQKIVSLISVMDQHGLLHRDGLIMSEHGNDVVLPDSIGNLVKVRAENYGITAISIYKYEGEETE
- a CDS encoding YlbG family protein gives rise to the protein MFGQRQSMIVYLHSLKHAKILRKYGNIHYISKRLKYAVVYCDMEQIEHMMQKLNKLPFVKKIEQSYRPYLKTEFENSRPDRAKEYDYS
- a CDS encoding YlbF family regulator — its product is MIVATLESVLILDKAEQLAKAIICSDIAEDYRKCYKELHEDMEVQTLIQQFTAMKERYEEVQRFGKYHPDYTFVSTKMRELKRSVDLHDKIAAFKRVETALQKLLDEVSVAIGSEVSSSIKVPTGNPFFDAGGCGGGCGTGGGCGCKKTG
- a CDS encoding histidine phosphatase family protein, encoding MTEICLVRHGQTDWNFQEIIQGREDIPLNEVGKKQASQSAAALQAEAWDIIISSPLIRAQETAKEIAGATGLQSILLDERFVERNFGEASGKPVATVRELIAEGKVEGMEQDEEIVARCFAAVKDVAETHSGKRIIIVAHSHAIKAILHAIAPEDITFKTPLKNACISYVNENSGKWDVLKYNIAEHINV
- a CDS encoding YlbE-like family protein, which gives rise to MRAEIMEFIKADEDLSRYIREQPYWYRKLTRNPEEKEAFELAAMQHFKKTIPDKVEKFQNQLAVASIMIDMFQYMKQQNTT
- a CDS encoding YlbD family protein, yielding MPTTKGPLHPSVQQFKEFVNHHPKMVHEVRSGHKTWQQFYEEWYLLGEEDPIWATFRPDGAPAFSSVKENKKEKEKEKEKEKDNRTEEEKTADVMGQMLSFFKKLDVEQMQHHLANVTSAIGSVQQVFQQFQGKRTQQEKSTSENNPFFFQKD
- a CDS encoding CAP domain-containing protein, whose product is MKKLLRIVMITFLILAVDLYGKLLVSQYILTPSQLKQENKIVKKKKQVNEDSSDTVLNMIGGDSENLLAKWGEPSRIEPSAYGYEWWVYSQDLAQYVQFGVAERKVVTAYVAGEQVKVPPYYINEKYEDVYKKNPLSHEISLKRGKNSYQFELSDTEVMEQPLIPVEDGWAQLYFDHFTHELVGVRYMDDETLLRQRPYQLVYSGELLAEQPLTPDKLKQIENGNMQQIFDLTNIIRSRHKLPLLAWDQQTADVAIGHSKDMKDNNYFSHDSPTLGTLGDRLQRGKVGFQLAGENIAAQHSDGIAALQGWLNSEGHRKNLLNEQFTGLGVGVYDKFYTQNFIRK